One genomic region from Tripterygium wilfordii isolate XIE 37 chromosome 20, ASM1340144v1, whole genome shotgun sequence encodes:
- the LOC119987399 gene encoding heavy metal-associated isoprenylated plant protein 30-like isoform X2, which yields MCCTGCERVVKNAIHKLRGIDSVEVDLEMEKVTVVGYVDRNKVLKAVRRAGKRAEFWPYPNPPLYFTSAENYFKDTTQEFKESYNYYRHGYNIGHHHGNIPVNHRGDDKVSNMFNDDNVNACCLM from the exons ATGTGCTGCACCGGCTGCGAAAGGGTAGTAAAAAATGCCATCCACAAGCTTAGAG GGATTGATTCAGTGGAGGTGGACTTGGAGATGGAGAAGGTGACGGTGGTGGGATATGTGGACCGAAACAAGGTGTTGAAGGCGGTGAGGAGGGCAGGAAAGAGGGCTGAATTCTGGCCATATCCTAACCCACCGTTGTACTTCACATCTGCCGAAAACTATTTTAAGGACACAACCCAAGAGTTCAAAGAGAGTTATAACTATTACCGCCATGGCTACAACATCGGTCACCACCACGGGAATATTCCGGTCAATCACCGAGGAGATGATAAGGTCAGCAACATGTTCAACGACGACAACGTGAATGCTTGCTGCCTCATGTAA
- the LOC119987399 gene encoding heavy metal-associated isoprenylated plant protein 30-like isoform X1: MAPSIIKRAFGAIVSAIAYYCCYFRFPNKTTHKSSSININYYNHHNMSKKGRPLSLQTVELKVRMCCTGCERVVKNAIHKLRGIDSVEVDLEMEKVTVVGYVDRNKVLKAVRRAGKRAEFWPYPNPPLYFTSAENYFKDTTQEFKESYNYYRHGYNIGHHHGNIPVNHRGDDKVSNMFNDDNVNACCLM; encoded by the exons ATGGCTCCTAGCATTATAAAGAGAGCATTTGGTGCCATTGTATCTGCCATAGCTTACTACTGCTGTTACTTTCGCTTTCCAAACAAAACCACCCACAAAAGCAGCAGCATCAACATCAACTACTACAACCACCACAACATGTCCAAGAAGGGTCGTCCACTTTCTTTGCAG ACAGTGGAGCTCAAAGTCAGGATGTGCTGCACCGGCTGCGAAAGGGTAGTAAAAAATGCCATCCACAAGCTTAGAG GGATTGATTCAGTGGAGGTGGACTTGGAGATGGAGAAGGTGACGGTGGTGGGATATGTGGACCGAAACAAGGTGTTGAAGGCGGTGAGGAGGGCAGGAAAGAGGGCTGAATTCTGGCCATATCCTAACCCACCGTTGTACTTCACATCTGCCGAAAACTATTTTAAGGACACAACCCAAGAGTTCAAAGAGAGTTATAACTATTACCGCCATGGCTACAACATCGGTCACCACCACGGGAATATTCCGGTCAATCACCGAGGAGATGATAAGGTCAGCAACATGTTCAACGACGACAACGTGAATGCTTGCTGCCTCATGTAA
- the LOC119987011 gene encoding uncharacterized protein LOC119987011 isoform X3, translated as MEKEVKQLGVSKSSSSSSSPYSRLSPSAIPFISNRCQTHQNWGFGLDGDFTSTGYDDCECFDDRIDPQYSFFEGSSKDSTFPASLTRDSRILSNISSSHDLLSAATLKDHQSLQTNPAAMSSSNGSSKVASYDRRYFQLSCLSSALKDSSSSNSDIFPNPVYGSSRISTTYPAPNTLSKNVDSNGDGADRNNEDYFNGKHSNRKEPYVLMNVKDNKFCQDEVLVDLCNGRKNTKPLGDVAMGPLAMENAWLQIPCSIAIDEVLVDECKGRKNAKPVGDVVTSPLVKKTELQITGASVLDDLSLRPHCSETKVHLETSSVMSDQNDSDVDSPCWRGLAATRSRFEDSGLRSSQLENEEVPGPEISQPKEACSSLNPWAPQFIPSIAKRSVGYCGSEIGGDNTASQQNVSDLAATLLLEEPRLEGSVTVLSSHSETGNMTRTFNTCEREKEYTRNRNSSSSSMLDSSLVCQPLLVDDHFIADGLLAPGPDGGGSVEGVKDSLLTDSNNALLCATAYEYSPASSEVVVPKDFTKEVHGASKLFPAPLQLDVQTAVNTMHNMSEILIRHCLNDLHSFNEHEYDIIKSTIDNLNFIIRSRDEQRAAPQPSHLRASNSQKVTTDVQKSN; from the exons ATGGAGAAGGAAGTAAAGCAATTGGGTGTGAGTAAGTCGTCTTCGTCATCGTCATCACCATATTCACGATTGTCACCATCGGCTATACCTTTTATCTCGAACCGCTGTCAGACCCATCAAAATTGGGGTTTCGGTCTGGATGGTGACTTTACTTCTACTGGGTACGATGATTGTGAGTGTTTTGATGATCGGATTGACCCACAATATTCATTTTTTGAGGGTTCCTCTAAAGACTCCACCTTTCCGGCTTCATTAACTCGTG ATTCTAGGATCCTGTCCAATATCTCATCCTCTCATGATTTGTTGTCTGCTGCTACCCTCAAAGATCATCAAAGTTTGCAAACAAACCCAGCGGCAATGTCCTCAAGCAATGGCAGTTCAAAAGTCGCTTCATATGACAGAAGATATTTTCAACTTAGTTGCCTTTCAAGCGCATTGAAAGATTCTAGTTCATCTAATAGTGATATATTTCCCAATCCTGTGTATGGATCTTCAAGGATTAGCACTACTTATCCTGCCCCAAATACTTTATCAAAGAATGTGGATTCTAATGGCGATGGTGCGGACAGAAACAATGAGGATTATTTCAATGGTAAGCATTCTAATCGAAAGGAACCTTATGTCTTGATGAATGTTAAGGACAATAAATTCTGCCAGGATGAAGTCCTGGTAGACTTATGCAACGGGAGAAAGAATACGAAACCTTTAGGTGATGTAGCTATGGGTCCATTGGCCATGGAAAATGCTTGGCTGCAAATCCCTTGTTCAATTGCAATTGATGAAGTCTTGGTAGATGAATGCAAGGGCAGAAAGAATGCCAAACCTGTAGGTGATGTGGTGACGAGTCCACTGGTCAAAAAGACTGAGCTGCAAATCACTGGTGCCAGTGTTCTTGATGATCTTTCTTTGAGGCCTCATTGTTCTGAAACAAAGGTTCATCTTGAAACTTCGTCCGTAATGTCTGACCAGAATGACTCTGATGTGGATTCACCTTGTTGGAGAGGGTTGGCTGCAACTCGATCTAGATTTGAAGATTCTGGGCTGCGAAGCTCACAACTTGAAAATGAAGAAGTTCCTGGTCCCGAGATTTCACAACCTAAAGAAGCATGTAGCAGTTTAAATCCTTGGGCACCTCAGTTTATTCCTAGCATTGCTAAACGAAGTGTAGGTTATTGTGGTAGTGAAATTGGTGGAGATAACACAGCATCTCAGCAGAATGTTTCTGACTTGGCAGCTACTTTATTGCTTGAAGAACCAAGACTAGAAGGCTCTGTTACTGTATTGTCATCTCATTCAGAAACAGGCAACATGACAAGGACTTTTAACACCTGTGAACGAGAAAAGGAATACACTAGGAATAGAAACTCTAGTAGTAGCTCTATGCTAGACTCTTCTTTAGTGTGTCAACCATTACTTGTGGACGATCACTTCATTGCTGACGGCCTGCTTGCACCTGGGCCAGATGGTGGAGGTTCTGTAGAGGGTGTCAAGGATTCTTTACTTACTGATTCCAATAATGCGTTGTTATGTGCAACGGCATATGAGTATAGTCCAGCTTCCTCTGAAGTTGTCGTCCCTAAAGATTTCACAAAAGAAGTTCATGGTGCATCAAAGCTTTTTCCTGCACCTCTGCAACTTGACGTTCAAACTGCAGTCAACACAATGCACAATATGTCAGAGATACTTATAAGACACTGTTTGAATGATTTGCATTCTTTCAATGAACATGAGTATGACATAATCAAGAGTACTATTGATAATCTTAATTTTATAATCAGAAGTAGGGATGAGCAAAGAGCAGCGCCTCAACCAAGTCATCTACGCGCTTCGAACAGTCAAAAAGTGACGACAGATGTCCAAAAG AGTAACTGA
- the LOC119987011 gene encoding uncharacterized protein LOC119987011 isoform X1 encodes MEKEVKQLGVSKSSSSSSSPYSRLSPSAIPFISNRCQTHQNWGFGLDGDFTSTGYDDCECFDDRIDPQYSFFEGSSKDSTFPASLTRDSRILSNISSSHDLLSAATLKDHQSLQTNPAAMSSSNGSSKVASYDRRYFQLSCLSSALKDSSSSNSDIFPNPVYGSSRISTTYPAPNTLSKNVDSNGDGADRNNEDYFNGKHSNRKEPYVLMNVKDNKFCQDEVLVDLCNGRKNTKPLGDVAMGPLAMENAWLQIPCSIAIDEVLVDECKGRKNAKPVGDVVTSPLVKKTELQITGASVLDDLSLRPHCSETKVHLETSSVMSDQNDSDVDSPCWRGLAATRSRFEDSGLRSSQLENEEVPGPEISQPKEACSSLNPWAPQFIPSIAKRSVGYCGSEIGGDNTASQQNVSDLAATLLLEEPRLEGSVTVLSSHSETGNMTRTFNTCEREKEYTRNRNSSSSSMLDSSLVCQPLLVDDHFIADGLLAPGPDGGGSVEGVKDSLLTDSNNALLCATAYEYSPASSEVVVPKDFTKEVHGASKLFPAPLQLDVQTAVNTMHNMSEILIRHCLNDLHSFNEHEYDIIKSTIDNLNFIIRSRDEQRAAPQPSHLRASNSQKVTTDVQKCSNVESQVIRENVMTASPERLYQDEHAKQRNYAPALIHKVLDSCHPSIIGGVRKDNELTQVIKESMVKPYLTKEETQPLALLYRDMWLEASAELRLTRPENVYPL; translated from the exons ATGGAGAAGGAAGTAAAGCAATTGGGTGTGAGTAAGTCGTCTTCGTCATCGTCATCACCATATTCACGATTGTCACCATCGGCTATACCTTTTATCTCGAACCGCTGTCAGACCCATCAAAATTGGGGTTTCGGTCTGGATGGTGACTTTACTTCTACTGGGTACGATGATTGTGAGTGTTTTGATGATCGGATTGACCCACAATATTCATTTTTTGAGGGTTCCTCTAAAGACTCCACCTTTCCGGCTTCATTAACTCGTG ATTCTAGGATCCTGTCCAATATCTCATCCTCTCATGATTTGTTGTCTGCTGCTACCCTCAAAGATCATCAAAGTTTGCAAACAAACCCAGCGGCAATGTCCTCAAGCAATGGCAGTTCAAAAGTCGCTTCATATGACAGAAGATATTTTCAACTTAGTTGCCTTTCAAGCGCATTGAAAGATTCTAGTTCATCTAATAGTGATATATTTCCCAATCCTGTGTATGGATCTTCAAGGATTAGCACTACTTATCCTGCCCCAAATACTTTATCAAAGAATGTGGATTCTAATGGCGATGGTGCGGACAGAAACAATGAGGATTATTTCAATGGTAAGCATTCTAATCGAAAGGAACCTTATGTCTTGATGAATGTTAAGGACAATAAATTCTGCCAGGATGAAGTCCTGGTAGACTTATGCAACGGGAGAAAGAATACGAAACCTTTAGGTGATGTAGCTATGGGTCCATTGGCCATGGAAAATGCTTGGCTGCAAATCCCTTGTTCAATTGCAATTGATGAAGTCTTGGTAGATGAATGCAAGGGCAGAAAGAATGCCAAACCTGTAGGTGATGTGGTGACGAGTCCACTGGTCAAAAAGACTGAGCTGCAAATCACTGGTGCCAGTGTTCTTGATGATCTTTCTTTGAGGCCTCATTGTTCTGAAACAAAGGTTCATCTTGAAACTTCGTCCGTAATGTCTGACCAGAATGACTCTGATGTGGATTCACCTTGTTGGAGAGGGTTGGCTGCAACTCGATCTAGATTTGAAGATTCTGGGCTGCGAAGCTCACAACTTGAAAATGAAGAAGTTCCTGGTCCCGAGATTTCACAACCTAAAGAAGCATGTAGCAGTTTAAATCCTTGGGCACCTCAGTTTATTCCTAGCATTGCTAAACGAAGTGTAGGTTATTGTGGTAGTGAAATTGGTGGAGATAACACAGCATCTCAGCAGAATGTTTCTGACTTGGCAGCTACTTTATTGCTTGAAGAACCAAGACTAGAAGGCTCTGTTACTGTATTGTCATCTCATTCAGAAACAGGCAACATGACAAGGACTTTTAACACCTGTGAACGAGAAAAGGAATACACTAGGAATAGAAACTCTAGTAGTAGCTCTATGCTAGACTCTTCTTTAGTGTGTCAACCATTACTTGTGGACGATCACTTCATTGCTGACGGCCTGCTTGCACCTGGGCCAGATGGTGGAGGTTCTGTAGAGGGTGTCAAGGATTCTTTACTTACTGATTCCAATAATGCGTTGTTATGTGCAACGGCATATGAGTATAGTCCAGCTTCCTCTGAAGTTGTCGTCCCTAAAGATTTCACAAAAGAAGTTCATGGTGCATCAAAGCTTTTTCCTGCACCTCTGCAACTTGACGTTCAAACTGCAGTCAACACAATGCACAATATGTCAGAGATACTTATAAGACACTGTTTGAATGATTTGCATTCTTTCAATGAACATGAGTATGACATAATCAAGAGTACTATTGATAATCTTAATTTTATAATCAGAAGTAGGGATGAGCAAAGAGCAGCGCCTCAACCAAGTCATCTACGCGCTTCGAACAGTCAAAAAGTGACGACAGATGTCCAAAAG TGCTCAAACGTGGAATCTCAAGTGATCAGGGAAAATGTGATGACTGCTTCACCTGAGCGTCTCTATCAGGATGAGCATGCAAAGCAAAGGAATTATGCTCCTGCTTTGATCCATAAAGTCTTGGACTCTTGTCATCCGAGCATTATTGGGGGCGTTAGAAAGGATAATGAACTCACTCAG GTTATCAAAGAGTCTATGGTAAAACCTTACCTAACCAAGGAAGAAACGCAACCTCTAGCTTTGTTGTACAGAGATATGTGGCTTGAGGCATCAGCAGAACTACGGTTAACAAGGCCTGAAAATGTTTATCCATTGTAA
- the LOC119987011 gene encoding uncharacterized protein LOC119987011 isoform X2 gives MEKEVKQLGVSKSSSSSSSPYSRLSPSAIPFISNRCQTHQNWGFGLDGDFTSTGYDDCECFDDRIDPQYSFFEGSSKDSTFPASLTRDHQSLQTNPAAMSSSNGSSKVASYDRRYFQLSCLSSALKDSSSSNSDIFPNPVYGSSRISTTYPAPNTLSKNVDSNGDGADRNNEDYFNGKHSNRKEPYVLMNVKDNKFCQDEVLVDLCNGRKNTKPLGDVAMGPLAMENAWLQIPCSIAIDEVLVDECKGRKNAKPVGDVVTSPLVKKTELQITGASVLDDLSLRPHCSETKVHLETSSVMSDQNDSDVDSPCWRGLAATRSRFEDSGLRSSQLENEEVPGPEISQPKEACSSLNPWAPQFIPSIAKRSVGYCGSEIGGDNTASQQNVSDLAATLLLEEPRLEGSVTVLSSHSETGNMTRTFNTCEREKEYTRNRNSSSSSMLDSSLVCQPLLVDDHFIADGLLAPGPDGGGSVEGVKDSLLTDSNNALLCATAYEYSPASSEVVVPKDFTKEVHGASKLFPAPLQLDVQTAVNTMHNMSEILIRHCLNDLHSFNEHEYDIIKSTIDNLNFIIRSRDEQRAAPQPSHLRASNSQKVTTDVQKCSNVESQVIRENVMTASPERLYQDEHAKQRNYAPALIHKVLDSCHPSIIGGVRKDNELTQVIKESMVKPYLTKEETQPLALLYRDMWLEASAELRLTRPENVYPL, from the exons ATGGAGAAGGAAGTAAAGCAATTGGGTGTGAGTAAGTCGTCTTCGTCATCGTCATCACCATATTCACGATTGTCACCATCGGCTATACCTTTTATCTCGAACCGCTGTCAGACCCATCAAAATTGGGGTTTCGGTCTGGATGGTGACTTTACTTCTACTGGGTACGATGATTGTGAGTGTTTTGATGATCGGATTGACCCACAATATTCATTTTTTGAGGGTTCCTCTAAAGACTCCACCTTTCCGGCTTCATTAACTCGTG ATCATCAAAGTTTGCAAACAAACCCAGCGGCAATGTCCTCAAGCAATGGCAGTTCAAAAGTCGCTTCATATGACAGAAGATATTTTCAACTTAGTTGCCTTTCAAGCGCATTGAAAGATTCTAGTTCATCTAATAGTGATATATTTCCCAATCCTGTGTATGGATCTTCAAGGATTAGCACTACTTATCCTGCCCCAAATACTTTATCAAAGAATGTGGATTCTAATGGCGATGGTGCGGACAGAAACAATGAGGATTATTTCAATGGTAAGCATTCTAATCGAAAGGAACCTTATGTCTTGATGAATGTTAAGGACAATAAATTCTGCCAGGATGAAGTCCTGGTAGACTTATGCAACGGGAGAAAGAATACGAAACCTTTAGGTGATGTAGCTATGGGTCCATTGGCCATGGAAAATGCTTGGCTGCAAATCCCTTGTTCAATTGCAATTGATGAAGTCTTGGTAGATGAATGCAAGGGCAGAAAGAATGCCAAACCTGTAGGTGATGTGGTGACGAGTCCACTGGTCAAAAAGACTGAGCTGCAAATCACTGGTGCCAGTGTTCTTGATGATCTTTCTTTGAGGCCTCATTGTTCTGAAACAAAGGTTCATCTTGAAACTTCGTCCGTAATGTCTGACCAGAATGACTCTGATGTGGATTCACCTTGTTGGAGAGGGTTGGCTGCAACTCGATCTAGATTTGAAGATTCTGGGCTGCGAAGCTCACAACTTGAAAATGAAGAAGTTCCTGGTCCCGAGATTTCACAACCTAAAGAAGCATGTAGCAGTTTAAATCCTTGGGCACCTCAGTTTATTCCTAGCATTGCTAAACGAAGTGTAGGTTATTGTGGTAGTGAAATTGGTGGAGATAACACAGCATCTCAGCAGAATGTTTCTGACTTGGCAGCTACTTTATTGCTTGAAGAACCAAGACTAGAAGGCTCTGTTACTGTATTGTCATCTCATTCAGAAACAGGCAACATGACAAGGACTTTTAACACCTGTGAACGAGAAAAGGAATACACTAGGAATAGAAACTCTAGTAGTAGCTCTATGCTAGACTCTTCTTTAGTGTGTCAACCATTACTTGTGGACGATCACTTCATTGCTGACGGCCTGCTTGCACCTGGGCCAGATGGTGGAGGTTCTGTAGAGGGTGTCAAGGATTCTTTACTTACTGATTCCAATAATGCGTTGTTATGTGCAACGGCATATGAGTATAGTCCAGCTTCCTCTGAAGTTGTCGTCCCTAAAGATTTCACAAAAGAAGTTCATGGTGCATCAAAGCTTTTTCCTGCACCTCTGCAACTTGACGTTCAAACTGCAGTCAACACAATGCACAATATGTCAGAGATACTTATAAGACACTGTTTGAATGATTTGCATTCTTTCAATGAACATGAGTATGACATAATCAAGAGTACTATTGATAATCTTAATTTTATAATCAGAAGTAGGGATGAGCAAAGAGCAGCGCCTCAACCAAGTCATCTACGCGCTTCGAACAGTCAAAAAGTGACGACAGATGTCCAAAAG TGCTCAAACGTGGAATCTCAAGTGATCAGGGAAAATGTGATGACTGCTTCACCTGAGCGTCTCTATCAGGATGAGCATGCAAAGCAAAGGAATTATGCTCCTGCTTTGATCCATAAAGTCTTGGACTCTTGTCATCCGAGCATTATTGGGGGCGTTAGAAAGGATAATGAACTCACTCAG GTTATCAAAGAGTCTATGGTAAAACCTTACCTAACCAAGGAAGAAACGCAACCTCTAGCTTTGTTGTACAGAGATATGTGGCTTGAGGCATCAGCAGAACTACGGTTAACAAGGCCTGAAAATGTTTATCCATTGTAA
- the LOC119987236 gene encoding protein NTM1-like 9 has translation MAVLSIDRLPLGFRFRPSDEELINHYLRLKVNGRDSEVEVIREVDICKWEPWDLPGLSVIKTEDPEWFFFCPRDRKYPNGHRSNRATDAGYWKATGKDRTIKSGRPNQSLIGMKKTLVFYRGRAPKGQRTRWIMHEYRPTLKELDGTGPGQSAFVIFRLFRKPEENIESQKYDEVENNGLSPTTSKSSPDDMTSDLVEEAETSAMQEGKETEGAEKQFDQLNNMAPNTLVPVQSCSNSHMTSDGEDHPTVATPMNEYTMLNGNSDMYNPMDDQIDCKVFPPKQSQILAELTPPYMDSPYASDFGDDHNWLQFQNGSCEEDVSFSDLFDGSFTNNDECSGEESTSRKNSVVGSATQLPGHECVLQTIPPEYSNNHDNDIYNHTNAEMSSLQHDPGMGTPRSYNELLDSKELLQIPASLVSWPLLGEESRNNVGDLGNISVGQDASSAYLAMGSFYDICNNVDRSIWQNNPLEYGSNGSGTGIKIINRQLRQQPNPNNFANQGTAPRRIRLQIKNSLGSVGNGEGNNSIYFANEDEPLPSSTEASKTTKQTAMPEKSVDGKTIDVGDPRNKIRTHRTRRLRRRRNTESKTNNSSSETVGNGKIGDATSGDGVQSAVTEATEAAVPGPTFKPENETQLPKIKSSYKETTDELSGKLRLRASQYDDYGSRQIESPSITKAPSPTLHSQIYSKVYSASIFLVVAISMVSIGVWMYGR, from the exons atggcagTGTTGTCCATCGACAGACTACCTCTAGGGTTCCGATTCAGGCCGTCGGACGAGGAGCTCATAAATCATTACCTGAGGTTGAAGGTAAACGGTCGTGATTCCGAGGTCGAAGTCATACGTGAAGTCGATATCTGCAAATGGGAGCCCTGGGACTTACCTG GGCTTTCGGTGATAAAGACGGAGGACCCGGAGTGGTTCTTCTTCTGCCCACGAGATAGGAAATATCCAAATGGGCACCGATCAAACAGGGCTACTGATGCTGGCTATTGGAAGGCTACAGGGAAGGACCGCACTATCAAGTCTGGTAGACCTAATCAAAGCTTGATTGGGATGAAGAAGACTTTGGTTTTCTACAGAGGTCGTGCCCCCAAAGGTCAGCGTACTCGTTGGATTATGCACGAGTATCGGCCCACCCTGAAGGAGCTAGATGGAACTGGTCCAGGCCAG AGTGCCTTTGTTATCTTTCGATTGTTCCGGAAGCCTGAGGAGAATATTGAGAGTCAAAAGTATGATGAGGTGGAGAATAATGGATTATCTCCTACTACAAGCAAATCCTCTCCCGATGACATGACATCAGATCTAGTTGAAGAAGCAGAAACATCCGCAATGCAGGAAGGAAAGGAGACTGAAGGAGCAGAGAAGCAGTTTGACCAGTTGAACAATATGGCTCCTAACACTCTAGTACCTGTTCAGAGCTGCTCCAATAGTCATATGACTTCGGATGGCGAAGATCATCCAACAGTTGCGACTCCAATGAAT GAATATACAATGCTTAATGGAAATTCAGACATGTACAATCCCATGGATGACCAAATTGATTGCAAAGTATTTCCCCCCAAGCAGTCGCAAATTCTAGCAGAATTGACACCACCCTACATGGATTCGCCCTATGCCAGTGATTTTGGTGATGATCACAATTGGTTGCAATTTCAGAATGGTTCTTGTGAAGAAGATGTATCCTTCAGTGATTTATTTGATGGCTCATTTACTAACAATGATGAGTGTTCTGGTGAAGAGTCAACAAGTCGGAAGAACTCAGTTGTTGGAAGTGCGACTCAGCTACCTGGTCATGAATGCGTGTTGCAGACTATACCACCTGAATATTCCAACAATCATGACAATGATATTTACAACCACACCAACGCAGAAATGTCCAGCTTACAG CATGATCCAGGGATGGGCACACCCAGGAGCTATAATGAGCTTTTAGATAGCAAGGAATTGCTTCAGATTCCAGCGTCATTGGTATCTTGGCCATTACTTGGTGAAGAAAGTAGAAATAATGTGGGCGACCTAGGGAATATTTCTGTCGGGCAGGATGCTTCATCTGCATATCTCGCCATGGGTTCATTCTATGATATATGCAACAATGTGGACAGATCAATTTGGCAAAACAATCCTCTGGAGTATGGCAGTAATGGTAGTGGAACTGGAATCAAAATCATAAACCGCCAGCTTCGGCAGCAACCTAATCCAAACAATTTTGCGAATCAAGGAACTGCTCCTAGGAGAATTCGTCTACAGATAAAAAATTCACTTGGGTCAGTTGGCAATGGTGAGGGGAACAATTCAATCTACTTTGCAAACGAAGATGAACCTCTGCCATCATCTACTGAG GCCAGCAAAACTACCAAACAGACTGCTATGCCCGAGAAGTCCGTGGATGGGAAAACCATTGATGTTGGTGACCCAAGAAACAAAATTAGAACTCATAGAACTCGTCGGCTCCGACGCCGACGGAATACGGAGTCAAAGACTAATAACTCTTCGTCTGAGACAGTTGGCAATGGCAAGATTGGAGATGCAACCTCTGGAGATGGTGTCCAGTCAGCGGTCACAGAG GCTACTGAAGCTGCAGTACCTGGCCCGACCTTTAAGCCGGAAAATGAGACCCAGCTGCCCAAAATCAAAAGCAGCTACAAGGAAACCACTGACGAATTGTCTGGAAAACTGAGGTTAAGGGCGAGTCAGTATGATGATTATGGGAGCAGGCAAATAGAGTCGCCTTCGATCACGAAGGCACCATCCCCCACACTCCATAGCCAAATTTACTCTAAAGTCTACAGTGCCAGCATTTTCCTGGTGGTAGCTATTTCTATGGTTTCTATTGGGGTGTGGATGTATGGTAGATGA